Within the Corynebacterium afermentans subsp. lipophilum genome, the region CACGGACCTCGAAGTTCATCATTGCGTGGTAGGTACCGCACATCTCGGCACAGCGGCCGACGAAGGCGCCCTCTTCCTCAATGCGCTCGATCTGGAACGCGCGCTGCTGCTGGTTGTTCTCCGGGTGCGCGTAGACGTCGCGCTTGAACAGGAACTCCGGAACCCAGAACGCGTGGTTCACGTCGCCGGACGCGAGGCGGAACTCAATCGCCGTGTCGGTCGGCAGCACCAGCACCGGCACCTCTTCGGTGGAGCCGATGGTCTCGATCTCGTTGAAGTTGAGGTAGGACTGGTCGCCCATGGACGTGCCGTGGATCGGGTTCGCGTTGTGCATGTCCTCCGGGTCGTACTTGGTCTCCTCGGCGAGCGCCTGACGCTCAGCGTCCAGACCGTCGTAGTCCTGGCCGTCCGCGGTCAGCTCTCCGGCAACGTTGGCGTAGCCGAACTTCCAGTTCCACTGGTAGCCGGTGACGTCCACGGTCACCTTCGGATCCTTGTCCAGGGCGGTGGTCTTCGTCTGCGCCTGGACGGTGAAGAAGAACAGCACCATCACGATGATGATCGGCAGGACGGTCAGCCCCAGCTCGAGGCCGATGTTGTACTGCGTCTGGCGCGGGAACTCGCCGGCGCCGCTCTTCGCGCGGGCCTTAGAGTTCCAGCGGACGATGGCCATGATGAACAGCCCCCACATGATGATGCCGATAATCCAGGCGGCAACCCAGGTCCAGACCCAGAAGTTGTACATCTGGGTGCCCTCCGGGGTGACCGGGTCCGGCCAGCCCATGTCGAGGATGTTTGCGACCGCCTCCGGCGCAGCGACGTCACAGCCAGCGAGCCCGAAGCTGCCGAGCAGGAGTGCTGCCGCGACGCCGGCCTTCTTGGCGAAACCGCGGTTTACTTCCTTATCCACGTGTGTCTGCCTTCCTGTCCACACTAAAAACACTGAATGCCCATGTTCGTGACAGAACATTCCTACGGGGTCAGAATAGTTCATCCGGCCTGGCCCGTCGGAATCTTGAAAGTGGGGGTTGCGGTGAGGGCCGGAGGCTCGTCGATAAGCAAGTGCTTAGCGACGATAATGCTTCGCTAAGCAAACGAGACCGCGAAAAAGTTCATCCTTAAGTTGGCCCCCTTATGGGGCACGGCGAAAGTTGGGCGGTTCCGGTTCACGAAAACGGGGTGCAAAACCTTATTGTTGAGGGGACTTCCCGCCGCGTGAAAACGGCGCACCTTATATATACGGAGAGGTTTGAGTATGTGTGGCCTTCTTGCCCTGCTAACCGCGGACGCAAACGCAGCCAAGTTCGTTGATTCTGTCGAGCGCGCCCTGCCGTGCATGTACCACCGCGGCCCGGACGCGGCCGGCACCTGGAACGACGACTCGGCCGTGTTCGGGTTTAACCGCCTGGCCATCATTGACCTCGAGCACTCCCACCAGCCGCTGCGTTGGGGCCCGGCAGACAACCCGGAGCGCTACGCGCTGACCTTCAACGGCGAGATTTACAACTACATCGAGCTGCGCGAAGAACTGCAGGCCGCCGGCCACACCTTCAACACGTCCGGCGACGGCGAGCCGATCGTGGTGGGCTTCCACCACTGGGGCGCGAACGTGGTGGAGCACCTGCGCGGCATGTTCGCCTTCGTCATCTGGGACACCGAGACGCAGACGATGTTCGCGGCGCGCGACCAGTTCGGCATCAAGCCGCTGTTCTACGCCACCACCGACAAGGGCACGGTCTTCGCCTCCGAGAAGAAGTCCATCCTGGAGATGGCGCCGGAGCTCGGTCTAGGACTCGACCTTGACCGCCGCGCGATCGAGCACTACGTGGACCTGCAGTACGTGCCCGAGCCGGAGAGCCTGCACAAGGAGATCCGCCGCGTCGAGTCCGGCTGCACCGTCACCTTGAAGCCGGGCGGCAAGGTGCACTCGGACCGCTACTTCAAGCCGCACTTTAGGTCCCAGCCGGTGCCGAAGGGCAAGGAGCAGGACCTCTACGACCGCATCGCGCGTGCGCTGGAGAACTCCGTGGAAAAGCACATGCGTGCCGACGTCACCGTGGGTTCCTTCCTCTCCGGCGGCATCGACTCCACCGCGATTGCCACCCTGGCGAAGCGCCACAACCCGAACCTGCTCACCTTCACCACCGGTTTTGAGCGCGAGGGCTACTCCGAGGTGGATGTGGCCGCCGAGTCCGCCGAGGCGATCGGTGTGGAGCACATCGTGAAGATTGTCTCCCCGGAGGAGTACGCCGACGCCATCCCGAAGATCATGTGGTACCTGGACGACCCGGTGGCGGACCCGTCCCTGGTGCCGCTGTTCTTCGTGGCGCAGGAGGCACGCAAGCACGTCAAGGTGGTGCTCTCCGGCGAGGGCGCCGACGAGCTGTTCGGCGGCTACACTATTTACAAGGAGCCGCTGTCGCTCGCGCCGTTTGAGAAGCTGCCGAGCGCGCTGAACAAGGGCCTGAACCGTTTGAGCCGCGTGCTGCCGGAGGGGATGAAGGGTAAGAGCCTGCTCGAGCGCGGCACCACCCCGATCGAGGACCGCTACTACGGCAACGCCCGCTCCTTCAACTTCGACCAGCTCAGCCGCGTGCTGCCGTGGGCGAAGCGCGAGTGGGACCACCGCGAGGTCACCGCCCCGATCTACGCCGCCTCCACCGAGATGGACCCCGTGGCGCGCATGCAGAACCTGGACCTGTTTACCTGGATGCGCGGCGACATCCTGGTCAAGGCCGACAAGATGAACATGGCCAACTCCCTGGAGCTGCGCGTTCCCTTCCTGGACAAAGAAGTTTTCGAGGTCGCACAGACCATCCCGTTCGACCAGAAAATCGCCAACGGCACCACCAAGTACGCACTGCGAAAGGCGATGGAGCAGATCGTGCCGCCGCACGTTTTGCACCGCAAGAAGCTGGGCTTCCCGGTGCCGATGCGCCACTGGCTCGCGGGCGACGAGCTCTATGGCTGGGCGCAGGACACCATTCGCGAGTCCCAGACCGACGACATCTTTGCTAAGGACCAAGTCCTGGAGATGCTCAAGGAGCACCGCGACGGTGTCTCCGACCACTCCCGCCGACTGTGGACGGTGCTGGCGTTCATGGTCTGGCACGGCATCTTTGTCGAGCACCGCATCGACCCGCAGATCGAACACAAGGACTACCCGATCCAGCTCTAACGCAGCCATTTTCCGACGGATCCGGCTGCCTACAGCACGGCTGCCTGGTTGAATAGGTTGCATGTCAACTGCACGGAAAGTCCTCATCGCAGTAGGCGGTGTCCTCGCCGCGCTCATGCTTGTCGCCGTCGCCGTCGCGTTCGTCTACGGCCCCACCATGACCGCGAAGGTTTCGGGAACCGCGCGATTCTGGGGCACAGACACGCCAAGCCGCTACGCAAAGACAGTGTTGGATCTGTCGGAGGAAGGCATCTACGGCGACTCCGCGGAGTTCCGGGCCGCGCGCGCCGCAGCTGAAGATGCGGTTCAGGGGGCATCTTCGCGTGACGACGTCCGCTCCGCCCTCGACGATGCCGTGGAGGCTGCCGGCGGCAAGCACTCCAAGCTCATCGAGCCTGGTGCCGAGCAGGACAACGCAAGTGAAGCGGACACCCGCTCCCCGTCTGTGAATGTCAGAGACGGCGTGGCCTGGGCGACGGTGCCCGGTGTGGACCGTCACGACGACGGCCAGCACTACGCCGACACGCTTGCCAAGGGGTTGACTGCCGCTCGCGACGGCGGTGCCTGCGGCGCGGTGGTGGACCTCCGCGGAAACGACGGAGGCGACATGGGGCCGATGCTCGCCGGGGTCTCTCCCCTGCTACCGGACGGCACGGCGCTGGAGTTTGTCTCCAACGCATACTCCAGCCCCGTAACGATCGAGGGCAACGGGGTGCGCGGCGGCGGTAGTCCGACGACTACCTCCGGCGGCAAGTGGGACGCGCCGGTCGCAGTGCTTGTCGACGGCGACACCGCATCCTCCGCCGAAGCGACCATGCTCGCGTTCCGAGGCTTGGACAACTCGAGGAGTTTCGGGGCCCCGACAGCCGGCTACGCCTCAGCCAACATGGTCTACGACTTCCCCGATGGCAGCGCACTGATGCTGACCATTGCGAAAGATAAGGCACGCACCGGCGAAATTTTCTCCGAGGACCCGGTTCAGCCCGATGAGCCCGGCGACGAAGACGCAGCCCTCGCGTGGCTCGCCGAGGAACACGGCTGCAGCTAAGGCGTGAAAAAACTCCGCACTGTTTGACGGTGCGGAGCTTTAGTCGTCGATAAGCAGGGAGTGCTTAGTTGAAGCTGTCGCCGCAGGCGCATGCGGAACCGGCATTCGGGTTATCGATGGTGAAGCCCTGCTGCTCGATGGTGTCCGCGAAATCGATGGTGGCGCCCATGAGGTAGGGCACGCTCATCTTGTCCACGACCAGGCGCACGCCGCCGACCTCGTCGGCCTTGTCGCCGTCCAGGTCACGGTCGTCGAAGTAGAGCTGGTAGCGCAGGCCGGCGCAGCCGCCCGGCTGGACAGCGATACGCAAGGACAGGTCGTTGCGACCCTCCTGGTCAAGCAGCGCCTTCGCCTTCGCTGCGGCGGCCTCGGTCAGGTTCACGCCGGTGGTAGAAGTGGGGGCAGTCATTGCAGTCTCCTTCGTGCGTCGACTTCAAGCTTCGATTTGGAGTGTGCGCCCATGCTACGCGCCACTCGCTACAGACTGTGCAACCGCCCGCCCCGCCGGTCTATTCCACTTGGGCTCGCGCGCCTTGTAGCCTAAAGAGCGTGAAACTTCCCTGGCAGAAATCCGAGCACAACGCCGGCGCAGCGAGCGCGGCGGGCTCCACGAAGGTTGAATTGCCCGACGCGAAGCCTGAGGCAGAGCAGGCGGAAAAGAAGCTCCCCAAGGGCTACACCCCGCCGAAGGGCCGCCCGACACCGAAGCGCATCGACCAAGAGATCAAGCGCGGCGTGGTGCGCGACCCCAACGCCGCCACCCCAGCGCAGATCCGTCAGCGCGAAAAAGAGCTGAAAAAGACCATGTCCAAAGAGGAGTGGAAGGCGCACAAGAAGAAGGTGCGGGAGGAAAACCGCGCCCGCAACCGCGAGATCCAGGCCCGCATGGACGCCGGCGACGAGCGCTACCTCACCGAACGCGACCGCGGCGAGGTGCGCGGGTTCGTGCGCGACTGGGTGGACTCCAAGCGCTTCTTCAACAACTACGTCATGCCGGCGGCGCTCGTGCTGCTGCTGATCATGCTGATTGGCACCTGGTTGCCGCGCGTGTCCGCCGTGCTGTCGCTGCTCAGTCTGCTGTTCATGCTGACTATCTTCATCGAGGGTGTCATCATCGGCATCCGGGCCAACCGCGCAGTGCGCGAGAAGTTCCCTGAGGCCAACACCGGCTTCGGCCTGGGCATGTACGCCTTCTCCCGCGCCACCCAGCCGCGCAACTGGCGCACCCCGAAGCCGCGCGTCGCCGTGGGAGCAAAGGTCTAGGCCATGCAGTTTCCGCCGGTTGAAGCCCCGAAGCAGTCCCACGGCCACGCCGTCGCCGACGCGTTGGCGGGCTCTGCCGCAGGGCTGGCGCTGGGCAGGCTCGGCTCGCTGGCGTCCTGGACCGCCTCCGTGCAGGGCAAGGACATCCCCGCCCCGTTCGTCCGCCCGCGCGTTGTGGTGGTGGCGGGCAAGCACGGCGTCGCCGCACGCGAGGTGTCTGCGTGGACGCAGGACGCGGGCGACGCCCAGGCGCAGCAGCTGTGCGCAGGCGGCGGCCCGGCCCATGCCGCGGCACGCCTGGCGGGAGCGACGGTGAGGTTCATCGACGACTACCTCGACGCCCCCACCGGCGCCATCGATGTGGAAGCCGCCACGTCCCCCGAGGTGTTCGACGCCGCGCTTGCCGCCGGCGCGGAGGTGGCCGACAACGAGATCGATTCGGGCGCGGACCTGATCATCCCCGGCGACATCGGGGTAGGCAACACCACCGTCGCCGCGGCCGCCTACGGCGTGTTCACCCGCACCGAGCCGGTCAAGGCCATCGGCCGCGGCTCCGGCATCAACGACAAGGTGTGGAAGGTCAAAGTCACCGCGGTGCGCGACGCGATGTTCCGCGTGCGCGGCTTCCGCGAGGACACTGAGCGCGTCTGCGCCGAACTCACCGGCCCGGACTTCGCCTTCCTAGTGGGCCTGATCGCCCAATCGGCGGCGCGGCGCACCCCGGTGCTGCTCGGCGAGGCCTACCCCACCCTCGCCGCCTACGTGGCCGAGCGCCTCGCCCCCGGCACGAAGGACTGGCTCATCGCCGGCCAGTCCACCGCGGAACCGGCCCACGCCGGCTGCCTAGAGGCGCTCGGCCTCACGCCGGTGTTGGCGCTGGAAATGAAAACGGGCCAGGGCGCAGGGGCCCTGGCCGCGCTCGGACAGCTCAACCTCGCGGCGGAGTTGGCGGGTGAGGTGCTGGCCGAAGGGGCGTCGACTAGCGACTAGCCCTCAATGAGCACGGTGTTCCAGCCGTGGGTGTCCTCGACGTCGCCGGTCTGGATGCCGCGCAGGCGCTCGCGCATAGCCATGGTGATCTCTCCGGCCTCGTTGTTGTTCACCGTGAATTCGCCCTCGTTGGATTTCACGGTGCCGACCGGGGTGATCACGGCTGCGGTGCCGCACGCCATGGTCTCGGTGATGGTGCCGTCTTCCACGCCTGAGCGCCACTGCTCGACGGTGATCCGGCGCTCCTCCGCCTCGTAGCCTAAGTCCTTCGCCACCTGCAGCAGCGACTTGCGGGTGATGCCCGGCAGCAGCGAACCAGTCAGCTCAGGGGTGATGATCTTCGCGTCCTCGCCGGAGCCCTCGACGAACATGAGGTTCATGCCGCCCATCTCCTCGATGTACTTGCGCTCAATCGCATCCAGCCAAACCACCTGGTCGCAGCCCTTCTCCGCGGCCTGCTGCTGCGCGAGCAGGGACGCGGCGTAGTTGCCGGCGAACTTCGCGTCACCGGTGCCGCCGGGGGCCGCGCGGACGTAATCCTCGGAGATCCACACGCTGACCGGCTTGATACCGCCTGAGAAGTACGCGCCGGCCGGGGAGGCGATGATGTGGAAGCTGTAGCTCGACGACGGCTTCACGCCCAGCGTCTTTTCCGTGCCGATCATGAACGGGCGCAGGTACAGCGACGCCTCGCCGCCGGCCTCCGGAACCCAGTCCTTATCAATGTCCACGATCTGGCGCACCGCCTCCAGGAAGACCTCCTCCGGCAGTTCCGGCATCGCCATGCGCTCGGCGGAGTTGTTCAGGCGCTTCGCGTTCTGCTCCGGGCGGAACGCGGTGATGCTGCCGTCAGTGTGGCGGTAGGCCTTCAGGCCCTCGAAGATGGCCTGGCCATAGTGGAACACGTTGGACGCGGGGTCTAGCGAGATCGGCTCATAGGCGCGCACCTGCGCGTTGTGCCAGCCCTCGTCCTCGGTCCACTCGATGGAGACCATGTGGTCCGTGAACTGCTGGCCGAATGCCGGGTCCTCGAGGATCTTCGCGCGTTCCGCGTCGGGGGTGGGATTCGCAGTGGGGGTGATTGTGAATTCGATCTCAGACATGGGGCCCAGGGTACTCCCTATTTCAGTACGCTCACAGGGTGTAATTGCCCGCACAACGAAAGGACATCCATGGCCTTCGACATCAGCCTCCCCGCCCGCGGCACCACGGTGCGCACAACCCTCGGCGAAAGCGCCCCGTCCGGCGCGGCGCTGCTCATCCCCGTCGCTCACGGCGAGGATGGCATCGAGGTTCCCGTCACCGCTCTCGCCCCGAAGGGCCTGCTGGAGGCGCTGGTTGCGGTCGGTGCCAAGGGCACCGAGGGCGAGGTGACGCGTCTGCTTATCGACGACCACGTGGTCACCGCATTCGGCCTCGGCGACGCCTCCGAGATCGACGACGAAGCTGTCCGCCGCGGCGTGGGCGCGGCCGCTCGCACCTTGAACGACGTGGAGCGCGCCGCCATCTCCGCCGAGTTCGGCGTCGCCCCCGTGGTAGAGGGCCTGCTGCTGGGCGGCTACACCTACACCGGTCTGAAGTCCCAGACCGAGGTCGATAACGACGAGAACTCCGATGCCGAGACGCCGCAGACCACCGAGGTCACCGTCGTCCGCGCCGACGAGGCCGAGTACAACGCCGCGGTGATTGTCGCCGAGTCCGTGAACCTGGCGCGCGACCTGGTCAACACCCCTGCGAACTACCTCTACCCGGAGTCCTACGCCGGCGTCATGGGCGAGGTCGCCTCGACGGCCGGCCTGGACATCGAGGTGCTGGACGACACCGCGCTGGAAGAGCAGGGCTTCGGCGGCATCCTGTCCGTGGGCCGCGGATCCTCGCGCGCGCCGCGCCTGGTGCACCTGACCTGGGCACCGTCAGATGCATCGACGAAGGTCGCGCTGGTTGGCAAGGGCATCACTTTCGACACCGGCGGCATCTCGCTCAAGCCCGGCTCCGGCATGGAGGACATGATCTCGGATATGGGCGGCTCCGCAGCACAGCTCGCCGTCATCGCCGCGGCCGCGCGCCTGGAGCTGCCGGTGCGCGTCGACGCCTGGCTGCCCCTGGCGGAGAACATGCCGTCCGGCACCGCCACCCGCCCGGGTGATGTGATCACCCACTATGGCGGCATCACCAGCGAGGTCATCAACACCGACGCCGAGGGACGCCTCGTGCTTGCCGACGCCGTCGCCCGTGCCTGCGAGGACGCCCCCGCCTACCTCATCGAAACGGCGACGCTCACCGGCGCGCAGCTGGTGGCGCTGGGCAACCGCACCGCAGGCGTGATGGGCTCCGATAAGTTGCGCGACCTCATCGCCGAGACCGGCCGTGGCGTGGGCGAGCAGGCCTGGGCCATGCCGCTGCTGGAGGAGCAGGAGGACGAACTGAAGTCCCCCATCGCCGACATCCGCAACACCCACAACGCGCGTACCGGCGGCATGTTGTTCGCGGGCCTGTACCTGTCCCGCTTCGTGCCGGAAG harbors:
- a CDS encoding HesB/IscA family protein; the encoded protein is MTAPTSTTGVNLTEAAAAKAKALLDQEGRNDLSLRIAVQPGGCAGLRYQLYFDDRDLDGDKADEVGGVRLVVDKMSVPYLMGATIDFADTIEQQGFTIDNPNAGSACACGDSFN
- the ctaC gene encoding aa3-type cytochrome oxidase subunit II, yielding MDKEVNRGFAKKAGVAAALLLGSFGLAGCDVAAPEAVANILDMGWPDPVTPEGTQMYNFWVWTWVAAWIIGIIMWGLFIMAIVRWNSKARAKSGAGEFPRQTQYNIGLELGLTVLPIIIVMVLFFFTVQAQTKTTALDKDPKVTVDVTGYQWNWKFGYANVAGELTADGQDYDGLDAERQALAEETKYDPEDMHNANPIHGTSMGDQSYLNFNEIETIGSTEEVPVLVLPTDTAIEFRLASGDVNHAFWVPEFLFKRDVYAHPENNQQQRAFQIERIEEEGAFVGRCAEMCGTYHAMMNFEVRAVSPEKFEQYIQFRRDNPGAPNSEALKSIGEDPYATSTRPFVTGRTDTRGGNNTVDPNANV
- the asnB gene encoding asparagine synthase (glutamine-hydrolyzing) is translated as MCGLLALLTADANAAKFVDSVERALPCMYHRGPDAAGTWNDDSAVFGFNRLAIIDLEHSHQPLRWGPADNPERYALTFNGEIYNYIELREELQAAGHTFNTSGDGEPIVVGFHHWGANVVEHLRGMFAFVIWDTETQTMFAARDQFGIKPLFYATTDKGTVFASEKKSILEMAPELGLGLDLDRRAIEHYVDLQYVPEPESLHKEIRRVESGCTVTLKPGGKVHSDRYFKPHFRSQPVPKGKEQDLYDRIARALENSVEKHMRADVTVGSFLSGGIDSTAIATLAKRHNPNLLTFTTGFEREGYSEVDVAAESAEAIGVEHIVKIVSPEEYADAIPKIMWYLDDPVADPSLVPLFFVAQEARKHVKVVLSGEGADELFGGYTIYKEPLSLAPFEKLPSALNKGLNRLSRVLPEGMKGKSLLERGTTPIEDRYYGNARSFNFDQLSRVLPWAKREWDHREVTAPIYAASTEMDPVARMQNLDLFTWMRGDILVKADKMNMANSLELRVPFLDKEVFEVAQTIPFDQKIANGTTKYALRKAMEQIVPPHVLHRKKLGFPVPMRHWLAGDELYGWAQDTIRESQTDDIFAKDQVLEMLKEHRDGVSDHSRRLWTVLAFMVWHGIFVEHRIDPQIEHKDYPIQL
- a CDS encoding nicotinate-nucleotide--dimethylbenzimidazole phosphoribosyltransferase; protein product: MQFPPVEAPKQSHGHAVADALAGSAAGLALGRLGSLASWTASVQGKDIPAPFVRPRVVVVAGKHGVAAREVSAWTQDAGDAQAQQLCAGGGPAHAAARLAGATVRFIDDYLDAPTGAIDVEAATSPEVFDAALAAGAEVADNEIDSGADLIIPGDIGVGNTTVAAAAYGVFTRTEPVKAIGRGSGINDKVWKVKVTAVRDAMFRVRGFREDTERVCAELTGPDFAFLVGLIAQSAARRTPVLLGEAYPTLAAYVAERLAPGTKDWLIAGQSTAEPAHAGCLEALGLTPVLALEMKTGQGAGALAALGQLNLAAELAGEVLAEGASTSD
- a CDS encoding DUF3043 domain-containing protein — translated: MKLPWQKSEHNAGAASAAGSTKVELPDAKPEAEQAEKKLPKGYTPPKGRPTPKRIDQEIKRGVVRDPNAATPAQIRQREKELKKTMSKEEWKAHKKKVREENRARNREIQARMDAGDERYLTERDRGEVRGFVRDWVDSKRFFNNYVMPAALVLLLIMLIGTWLPRVSAVLSLLSLLFMLTIFIEGVIIGIRANRAVREKFPEANTGFGLGMYAFSRATQPRNWRTPKPRVAVGAKV
- a CDS encoding S41 family peptidase, which encodes MSTARKVLIAVGGVLAALMLVAVAVAFVYGPTMTAKVSGTARFWGTDTPSRYAKTVLDLSEEGIYGDSAEFRAARAAAEDAVQGASSRDDVRSALDDAVEAAGGKHSKLIEPGAEQDNASEADTRSPSVNVRDGVAWATVPGVDRHDDGQHYADTLAKGLTAARDGGACGAVVDLRGNDGGDMGPMLAGVSPLLPDGTALEFVSNAYSSPVTIEGNGVRGGGSPTTTSGGKWDAPVAVLVDGDTASSAEATMLAFRGLDNSRSFGAPTAGYASANMVYDFPDGSALMLTIAKDKARTGEIFSEDPVQPDEPGDEDAALAWLAEEHGCS
- a CDS encoding branched-chain amino acid aminotransferase, which gives rise to MSEIEFTITPTANPTPDAERAKILEDPAFGQQFTDHMVSIEWTEDEGWHNAQVRAYEPISLDPASNVFHYGQAIFEGLKAYRHTDGSITAFRPEQNAKRLNNSAERMAMPELPEEVFLEAVRQIVDIDKDWVPEAGGEASLYLRPFMIGTEKTLGVKPSSSYSFHIIASPAGAYFSGGIKPVSVWISEDYVRAAPGGTGDAKFAGNYAASLLAQQQAAEKGCDQVVWLDAIERKYIEEMGGMNLMFVEGSGEDAKIITPELTGSLLPGITRKSLLQVAKDLGYEAEERRITVEQWRSGVEDGTITETMACGTAAVITPVGTVKSNEGEFTVNNNEAGEITMAMRERLRGIQTGDVEDTHGWNTVLIEG
- a CDS encoding leucyl aminopeptidase, with protein sequence MAFDISLPARGTTVRTTLGESAPSGAALLIPVAHGEDGIEVPVTALAPKGLLEALVAVGAKGTEGEVTRLLIDDHVVTAFGLGDASEIDDEAVRRGVGAAARTLNDVERAAISAEFGVAPVVEGLLLGGYTYTGLKSQTEVDNDENSDAETPQTTEVTVVRADEAEYNAAVIVAESVNLARDLVNTPANYLYPESYAGVMGEVASTAGLDIEVLDDTALEEQGFGGILSVGRGSSRAPRLVHLTWAPSDASTKVALVGKGITFDTGGISLKPGSGMEDMISDMGGSAAQLAVIAAAARLELPVRVDAWLPLAENMPSGTATRPGDVITHYGGITSEVINTDAEGRLVLADAVARACEDAPAYLIETATLTGAQLVALGNRTAGVMGSDKLRDLIAETGRGVGEQAWAMPLLEEQEDELKSPIADIRNTHNARTGGMLFAGLYLSRFVPEDIEWAHIDIAGPAWNGVAPYGYTPKRATGAPVRTIVETLSRLVDKQ